DNA from Gimesia chilikensis:
TGTCGCAGACCTTCACGATTACCAACACGGGGACCAACACGCTGAACCTGGGAGCCATCACACTGCCAGGATCGGGCGAATATACCGTCTCGTCTCCGCTGGGGACGACGACTCTGTTCGCCGGTCAGTCGACGACCTTCGAGATCTCGTTCAACAGCACCGGCGCCGCCGGTGTGGTTGCC
Protein-coding regions in this window:
- a CDS encoding choice-of-anchor D domain-containing protein, whose product is MRLELLTPGSTAPEIDVAAGATALTSGVSGIDLGTAFFGEILSQTFTITNTGTNTLNLGAITLPGSGEYTVSSPLGTTTLFAGQSTTFEISFNSTGAAGVVA